GAGGGTAAACCCCCAaataccaaaaaaaaaacgggaCCAGGGTGAGTCTAGGGTCAAAAGTCAAGAGCCATGTCAAACGAAAAAGACACGGCAGACAGGTGAAGCCTGTCAGACTTTCGGGACATGGTAAATCAAAGAGCTCATTCGTCGGACCGATCTTCCATGCAACTGCACCGTCTTGCTGGAAAAGAGAACATTTCGTATTGGCTGATTGATACGGGATGGGCTAGTTGGGGAAGCGATGGCAGTTCTATAACACCATTCTATTGCACCGGGTTTCTTCGGGGCTAAGGCCTGCAGGAGTTAACCACATTCATCCAATAGAACGCAAGAGAACAGGGGGGGTGAAACATATATCCGAAAACACGATTGGCGTTTGGACTTGACAGCGGAGCTCTATGAGGTTGAATAGACAATTAAACACTGAAAGAGATCAATGTGAGGGTTAAGTTGGGTCACATCAACTTTTCAACCATTTTCTCGTACAATCGCATACAGTCTTACACACCTCTTTATTTCCCGTTGGATGTGTCGAATGGTAGATCAAGATATGCGATTTGGAAGGACTGCCGAAATGTGTTAGCTGCAAAGGCATGATGCATCAAAGCGGAGAGCTTAGGCAGACCTCGATTTCAAATCAAAAgatgtgttttttttccatctcggACCTTCGGCTGAGTTCTTAGTTCTGTTAGGCGGCGTAGGCCGTCGCATACATCGCAGCAATCTTCATAGGGTGGCGATGCAAACTGGTGCATTCCGAAGCCAACCGCATCCTCGTATACTTACAGGGCTTGTTGACTAATTCCAGAAAGAGAAAATTGAAGTGAACAGGAAATGTATTCGAAGGAAATTCATACTGTACAAAATAAATCCACACTGGCCTTTTTCCTAGATTCTCGCTGCAATACATGAATTATGGCTGTCGTGATACAAGAACccagatgaaaaaaaaaacaagagaagaaaaaggacaacgcttggaaaaagaaaaagagatttTGCGCCTGATCAGCTGCACCAGTTTACGCAAAGTTGTCAGACCGGTCAACCCAGATGTCTTCGAGCTCGGCGAAGTTTTGGAAGTGAAGGGGACGGTGTTGGTCATCGTAGAACTTGAGGGGGGTGTCGATCTTGACATAGATAGGTCTCTTCTCCACGCTACCAAATGAGCTGCCCATAAAGCTATAGTTCCACACGTTATCCTCAGGCACGAGGAAATAGCCGCGTATCTTGTCACTGAGGAGCAGCTGACACTTTTCACCCATATTGGTGGAGAAGCCTTGTGGCTGATCCGAGGTTGTGTCCTTGTTCTCTGCGCCCCACTTGTAGCCTGCCGGAGTAAGACCCCAGGCAGCAAGCGAAACGGATCCAGGAGTGAAAGAGACAGTCATGGTCACTGTCTTCTTATCCCAAGAAGAATGCGCGTTCATGAGACGTGCGTGATGTGTGACATCAGCCGCAGACATGTACGGCGGCTCATTACCAGAAACCGTATGGATGATACCGAGTGGCTCCAAATTTTGAAGATAGTCGTGCTGCGGCAATTGGTGTGGCAACTGAACGTCTCGGGTGTTTCCCACTTGGGGAATCATGACAATGGTACGGACCTCCTTGACCTGATCGTTGTCTGGAGGAGAGCTACCGTAGATGTAGCCAGTGACCTGCACTCGGAGATCAGCGATGGTGATGAATCGCTTGAGGACGTTCTTAGGCATGATGTAGGTGTAGCCATCATCTCGAATGTCGTCAGAGGAGACATAGATGTTGTTGGACCTCGTTCGGAGGTTGGAGGTCGCGATTGCACGGGTACGCCACTCTGTCTTCGATGCAAACGATTGCTGTTCATACTGAGACGTGGTGGTGACGATGATATCCTCGCCACGAGCGTTCTGAGTCTTGGTCGTCACAGCAGTGAGTTGCTTCTGCTCTTCCTGCTGCTTCTCGATCTCCGCTGCCTGCTGTCGCTGCAGAGAAGGCGCACTAATCTCCATACCCAGGATGATATCACGAACTTCGCTACTGGTCAAGCTCTGCACGTTGACgttgttcttcttgccatAGTCGTTCAAGATCAGATCACGCAATTGTACTTCAACCTTGATCCAGTCCTCATCAGACAGGGATGGCCAGATGTGGTGTTCTTGGGTGATAACAGTCTTATCGGGTCGAAGAATAATCTTGGCCTTGTCAATATTGACGTGAAGAGCCCGAAGAATGAGTATAAGTCGAGAAAAGGCAGTGTACGGGGAAATAGACTTGAGCCACTCATCATACAAGTTGAAGAGCACCATCTGAGGCTCGGTCGCACGGAGAATCATATCGGCCAGTTTCTCGACCTTCATAGCAGCCTGGAAGGGCAGCTGGAGCTCAGAGGCACGAATGGAGATATTAGGGAAATCAAGCAGGTGGACCTCGAGAGGGTCAAGAAGACCCTTACGGGTGACAATGAGTTGCTTCGGTTGCTCTTCCACGGGAAGAGAACGAATGAGAGCTGCGACTTCTTCGGCTGTCTTCCACTTAGCCAATTGACCCAGACGCTTTTGGCCTGCCCAGACACTGGTGTGGATGATCTTTAAGAACAGTTGTCCAGTCCGAgggttgaagatgaagattgcACCGTTGATAGGCTTTGTGGTCAAGTTACCCTCAAAGGTTTTATGGATCGTGACGCGGTAGACGTTAGTGTCATCGATAAAGAGTTGAATCTGCGGGCTGAAGAGCTCGGAGTAGTTCTGAGAATTGAGGAACTCCTGGCTGCTTTCCGAGGCATACAGCTGGAGACCCTTGCGGATACGCTCACGCAAGACATACAAAGCTGGGTTAGCTTTCATGATCTTGGCCATAGCCTGCTGAACCAGAGTCTTGAGGCCTGGGAAGTACTGTCCGTAAGCCGAGAAAAGGTTGTATGCAAGATCAACGCCAATCATCAAACCAGTGGCGGAAGGATAAATACTCATGCTGTCCGTGGTGTAGTCGAGGTACTTAGCACGAACGTACCGCTCAATGTCGTGAGAATCGTAGTCACCATATCTAAGCTGCACGTCGATCCAGAATTTGTTTGTCGTGGTCGGCTCGTAGACGTCCTTAGTATCGAATACAAGCGAAGGTCGGGTGACATTCCATTTGTTCGTCGCGAAGAGCAAAATATCCGCACAAGAGCTGTTCATCTTATAGGATTTACGTGGGTGAATAGTCTCCTTTTGAACGGCCTCAATGCCAAGCTGCTCCAATTCCTGATCCAGGACTTGACACAAATCCATAACCACTGATTCGTGGATCTTCTGCCACAGATGGGCACGGAAAATCTGGATCAACGAAATTTTCAAGGTGGGAATCTTGCCGTGCAAGAAGATACCAGTCAAATCAAGTTGCACCTGGAAACCAACGTAGACATTGGCGCGATTGATGGTCGGCGACCACCAGAGGGTGAATCGACGGTTGGGAATCTGGTTCAAACCGGACCGCTGAGCGTTGGTGAGCTTCTTGAACTTCATACTTTCTTCGAAGCCACTGTTGTGCAGGACAAGGTAGTCATGGCGCAGGTAAAGCTGATCTTTGTCGACTCGGAAACCGGCCCATTCTGTCTTCTCAGATTCGAGGCTAATGTTCTCGATCTTGAAACTGTGTATTTGAGCAGTTGAGCGTTCGGCACCCTTGTCAACTACAGGAGATGTGAAGGCGCTGTACAGGCTTCTTTCCTCGGTAGAAAGGGCAGCAAATTCGGCAGCAGTGATCTCCACCGTTTGCCTTTCCGCAGTTTGGGGACCATCAGAGGGGCCCTCTCGATAAAGAACAAGAATATGATTCGGTGTCACCACAAGATCTTCCTTCTCGCCATTGATCTTGACGCGGTACAGGTGGTCGATACCATTCACTATGTTGAAGGCACGGCGAGGCTCTCCATCGGGTCCCAAAAGTTGGTCACCTTCACGCACGTCCTCGACATTGATTTCAGTCCCATCGAATCGCAGAAGACGGGTTCCCTTAGCGAGACACGCTTTTTCCCAGAACAAACCTTCCCAGGACGGGAAAGCCGTTGCTTTGAACAAGGTATGCTCAAGAATTGTTTCGACACCACCCAATGCTTGAATAACATCAGTGCGGTACGCGTTGAGGTTCCAAAGTTTACCGTCGTGCCGCTGGCTGGTCCACCAGAATGGATTGCTCTTCATTAGCTGGTATTGCTTGAACTCAGCGCGGAGTCGGAATCCCTTGTCGAAACTGAGGGTGCTTCGGTCCTTCTGGAAAAGCGTGTTGATACGGGGAAGACCTCGATCCCAGCTGTCCTCTAGGTCTTCTAACGTCAGGCGGCGGTTCTGCTGCTGGGCTTCCATACGCTTCTGCGAGTATTCCATCCAAACGCGCTGTGAGTCAATGAACTCGGCTTCCCAGGGAATGATGTATCGGAAGATATTTGGAATTAAAGTTTCCTCGTCATGTGACATGCCCGCTCGGAAGTGGGTGATACCGGTGTCTGTCTGCTTGGACCAGCGCTTATCACTGGTAGGGATGAGGATGTGAGATCCTGAGATCATACCAAGACCTCCAAGCTCCTTGGGGGTATAGAAGACTGCCGGAGGGAAACGGGACGGCATCTTAGAGTTCAGACCAATCTTTACTCGAGTCTGGATCTTCGTTTCACATTTAACGATGGTATCGAGAAGGTTCACAGTCGAAACGGCAGCCTCGCGGTAGTAAGTGAAAAGAGCAATCAAAGCAGTGTTCCACTTATTGGCAATCTTGGTAAATGTGGTGGAACCAGAGGACATTAGGATTTGTCGGATACGGTTATTGAACTTTTGAACATCCTCCTCAGTGACCTGGAGGAAGGCATGTGCCGTACGTTCCTTGGTGGAGTTATCAACCAGAGACCAGACACTGTCCTTGACCGAGAACTCCTCGTTCATATTCCGCATCTTGGGGAGAATCCGGACTTCGAACccattcatcgagaacagCAAGTTGGGGTTATCCTTACTGTACACGCTAGCGAATGTGTCATCCCAGTCAATGGTGGTGATGGATCTTGGGAGGCGGTTCTTCATGTCCCAGAAAACAGCACGACCAAGGTTGACATCGTGACGCATCAAGCGCATACGACAATCGCGAGGCCAGCACTTCTTATTCTTGTAACCAATGACGTTCTCAAAATTAGGGTCTGGATTCTCGGTCAAGAACCTCTGAATCAGGTCACGGGAGTCATCGGCCTGGAATCGGAAGAAGACCCAGATCTTGTCAACGTAACGAGTGTACAGACGAATGGGGTGCCTTGTCTCGGTGGCACGATCTCTGAATTGCAGAAAATCGttgggacttccgggaggGCCGGCCATTTCACTGGCTCGCTGCAGACCAAGGAGCAACAAATCGATCATCAAGCCGTAGTACTGGAACACGAAGCCCGAAAACTGGAGACCGCGAATCAATCCATAGCTGTTGGTGTGATTCATGTCTTTGTAACTAAGCTGAACATTGTTCTTCGAGGTGATGTAGTCAGCCAAGTTGTGGTCCATGATCAATCGGAGCAGCCTGTTCAGTAGAgtgatatcaatcttctcaTAGACCTTAGACAGTTCAGTCTCAATCATCACGTTCGTCTCGCCTTCAGCAGTCTCCCAGACATTGGACAGGTTGTTGATGCCTTGTGTCCACTTGTACgtgagaagaggaggaaCCTCGGAGTCGGAGGGCTTGATCCAAGCGGGGAAGAGATGGCGTTGCTCGGCTTGGTACCAAAGGTATTGATCCAAATAAGCGTCAGTGATCTTTTCGATGGGCTCAATATCGTAGACAGGATTGATGTTGTTGTAGTTATCGTTCATGTCAATCTTGACCTCCTTGAACGCTCTCTGTGTCAGGAGGAATCGCTTGATTCTCGCCAAGGTTGTGCCGGGAGAATCGTAGGCCTGTTCAATAAGAGCCAATTCCTCTCGCTGGGTTTGGTTCAGTCTGCCCTTTACAGAGTATGACTCGCGCAGCCGCTCGAGTGCAAGGATCAAGATTTTGGTGTCGTGCTTGTAGGAAACACTGGGGAAGGGAATTGGGGAGAACTTGCGAGACTCCAACCAGTGAACCATGGTGGTATAAATTGCAACCGCTTCTTCGGAGGAAACATAAGGGCCGTCCTTCAAATAGTTGTGCTGACGTTCTTGTTCTGACTTGAGCCAGAGACGCGTGAGTCGACCAAGATTCTTCTTTGCGACAGTCTTGTCGACTGTGGCACCACGGCGAATTCTCTCTCGATTGTAGTGAGCGACAGAGATCCACCAGTCAGCCTTGCTTTTGACATAACGAAGAATGATGTTCTCAATTGGTGCGGGCAGGCCGGGGACCTTCCATGGAATGTTACTCTTCCAACATCTCCAGGCCTCTGACAGATGTTGCAAAACCACGTTGACCTTGTTTTGCTTGATACCCTCTGGCATCATGTCCATTAAATCGGCCATGACTGAGGCACGCAACTCAAGATCGAAGTGAGATTCCACACGCTGCTTGGTGACGGTTTTGGCAACACCCTTGCTGTGACGACCCTCAAACTGACGAGAAAGCAGGTTTCCAAGCCAGCGCTCAAGCAGGGGAATGATACCACGCATGAAGAAAAGCCAAACTCGCCAAGCGGGCGCCCAGAAACCACATCCAGGGCCCTTACCAACGGGGCCGGAGTTGAATCGGTAGTAAATTAAATGCTTCAAATCCTTGCAGGAACGGATCTGGTGCATAAGCTTATACTTATACCGATACATTCCGGTTAATTGGCCCACGTGGTTGAAAGCATATAGGATACCATCTGCAAGTTGGAAGGCATCGATGTTACCCAGACGGTATTGAACTTGGGCATCGACGATGAGCTTAGTCAACCGGAGGATTTCACGCATCAAGTGGAAAGCATTTCCGAAGCGAGACTTCTTACGCTCCTTGGTGGTCAGTGTCTTTACAGGTTTCAAGTTGAAATTGTAATCAAGATGGAGGTAAGTCAAATTCTTGCGGTGAATCAGCAGGTTCAGCATGTTGAAACCCTGGCGACAAACTTGCAAACCGGCCTCGACCCAGTCGATTGTTGTTTGCTGGAAGAACTTGGTCGTTTTGAGGGTCTTCAAGAGATTCTGCTTGCTCTGAGCCTTGGGTGTGCCCTTGTGCAATTCGTTGAGAACGTAGGTCTTAAGCATCTTCTGGTACGAGACTCGGACTTTGACAGGCTGGCCCTGGGGACAATGTTCCAAGTACCATTGCTTTACCAACGGCACGTCCTGTGCACGAACCATCTTGCCAGATCTCTTGTCGAATGGGTGAGGGGCCCACCACAGGGCGATGGCTGACGCAGTGTCGGACGTGTaaagttcttcgtcttcaaagaagggctGGACCTCACCCGGAAGCTCAAACTCGTCGTCTTCATTATTGCCCGGTCCAAAGATTTCGTCTTCATGGCTGATAGTGATATTTTTTGGTGCGACGGAGCGGGAGGAGATCGGGTTGATGACGGGATCGAAATAGAAAGCCGGCAGGTTAGGGTCCTCAGTGCGAACGTAGACTACCTGGGGATGGGAATACCAAGCGACCTTGACGCTTCGAGGCAGGGTGTTGTAGAGGAATGGGAAGGTGACCCGGTACTCAGTTCGGATCGGGGCACGGAAGATGATGCGGTCAATGGCGTTGAACTCGCTAAAATCTTCATCGTTGGGATCGATATCCTTGTATAAAGGCTCAAAACGGGGTCCACCGGGAATGGCGACGTTAAGGGCCTTGGCTGTGAAGAAGCTGTTCAAGTCGAACATGTGGTAGTAGTTTTGGTCAACAACATCACTCAGAATCTGATGACTGAGCCGATGGAGAGTCGCCATCTGGGGAAGAGACAAATTCCAATTCTTGTAGCTCGGACCATTAACGTGGGGAGTATCGAGCAGGGGGCGGTGGTCGTAGAACCACTCATAGACAGCTGCATCTTCGGCGTCATCCAGTTCCATCTGAATAGGTTCTAATGGTTCAACATCTTCAATATTTTCCGACCAAGAAAGTGGTGGCTCCTCGTCGTCAAAAGGGGGGAAACGCATCCGCTTGAAGtgtcggcgatcacttttcTCTCGACGCATGCACATCCACATCGTTGCCCACTGGGCGTGGAAGACAGGCTCGATGACACGCGGTGTCTCATTGACTAAAGTCAAACAGCCATTGACATGATATAGCACCTTAACTTCTCTTGCTGACTCCCAAGGCATGGGCATATTTTCCAATAGCTTGAGAACGGCATGTGGCATGAACTTGAGCGCGCCGAGGTAGCTCCGCTTCTCGTTGGTGAATTTCTTCTGTGAAACATCACCAATATCTCGTACAATTTTTCGTAAATGCTCTGGTGGCATATCGGCCTTTTGTGTTTCGACAAATCCAGCTTTGCGCTTCTCGCCGAACCGATTGCGTTGCGAGCGTAGCCATTCATTTTTCTTCTGCGCAAATTTTGCGACGTTTGGGTCGGCTGGCGGCTGGTAGCCCGGGGGTGGCGGCGCCATTGGCAAGGAAGGAGGAGCTGCACCCCATCCtggaggggggggaggtgGGGGAGGCAATGATGCCATGATGGTGATTGATGGATGGAACCCTCCCTCGTAGAGGTTGTATTGGTTCCAAGTCGCGTCAAGCCAGGTTGGAGGTCATGTGTAGCAAGACTTACAGTAGTAAGAAAGAAATGCAACCGCAAGAAAAGAACCAGGTGATGGGATGATGGAAGATTAAGATGCAAACGCGACAAAGatagagatctacgatccCTGACGCGATGTGACTATCTCTGCTCCTGCCTCCGTTGAACTTTGAGAAGTGGCGGCTCCGACTAGCACTATTCCGCTTTGGGACTAGCGCAGCCTCGCCAAATCTGCGCTAGCGTCGGCTGAAGCAGAAACCCACACAAACCCATCTCGACATATTTCACTTTGCTTCACGACAACTCCGACAACTGCCGCCCTTGACCAGTTCAAGCACAGTCAAGATGACCAACAACAGACTGCAATACGTGAGTTCTACGAGAAAGCTCTGACTGGGAAAATATTGATCTGACTCTCTTCGATTTTCAGCGCCGCCGGAACCCGTACGTTTCAAAATTCCCTCAAATACCATTCCCTCGCACCACCATGATCTATTCGATGATTCTAGTAGTGGAATGGCTATCACCTTTTCGAACGAACTATTgacgatttttttttgcttccaATAGGTACAACACGCGGTCCAACAAGGTTCGCATCATCAAGACCCCCGGCGGTGAGCTCCGTTACCTTCAcctgaagaagaagggtaCTGCTCCCAAGTGCGGTGACTGCGGCTCCAAGCTCCCCGGTGTGAGTATTCCCccgtggttttttttccaacgGTCGTATGGGATATGTGCGATTGCGTGTGGGCCAGCCGAGCGACTTCGAAAAAAATTCTGTCTGGATGGACGGATGTACGAACGAATGGCCAACCGAAACGCTACAATCTTCATATGACCGTCTTGCCGAATCTCTGGAGCTTGATCGTCTAACAATTTTCTTTGTACAGATCCCTGCCCTCCGTCCCCGCGAGTACTCTCAGATCTCGCGCCCCAAGAAGAATGTCAGCCGTGCCTACGGTGGCTCTCGCTGCGCTGGCTGTGTCAAGGACCGCATTGTTCGTGCTTTCCTGATTGAGGAGCAGAAGATCGTCAAGAAGGTTCTCAAGGAGTCCCAGCAGAAGGCCGCCAAGCGCTAAGCGTGCTTTTTGTCGGTGTTGTCCTTTTGCGGTGGAGCGAACGCTACGGGAAAAACGGCTGGGAATGGTTCTCTTAAAATCTTAAAGATGAACAGGAACAGCTAGCACGCGAGTCCAAAAAAGGGCTCGTGGCTAAGCAAATGAATCAATTTCATTTATCTTCATGAGAGATCCCCCTGACATGTCGAATCAAGTTGTCTGAAATTATCTCCGTCGTGACTTGAATCTGCTTCCCGGATGGAAACCTCGTACATATTGTGTCTGTCCTGGCCAACAATCCTGGCACCCAATCTCTAGGTCTGATGACGCATTTGGGTAAGTATGTGgtgggaggggggagggggggaggggaataTCTTTCAGGTCAACAACATGTCTTGTTGATCTGCGCCAGGTATAGACGCCCTCAGGCTCGGACGAAACGTAGTCGTTCCCTGGTAAAACAATGTCGTTCTCTCCAGGGTTGTGTTGGTCGCCGTAGCCGAGTATTGTTCGTGTAGGCTCTAGGGCTGAAGTACACTTAGGGTGCCGATCTCATCATTGTATGCACAGTCTCTGCGGGATCAAGACCCCACATGGTCCAGTCAATTGATCTAGGCCTTGTTTTTGCAGATGTGAATAGAACATGTGCTCAAGTCAGGTCTACTCACAGTATGTTGCGCTCGGTATACCCCCCCCATGTGGATATTTTCCTGCAATAGAACAATAAGCCATGTAGCCGTGGGTCTGTGTGGTGTCTCAGGCTTTCTCACGGCCCTTGTTGCATCAATGTAGGTAACTATAACCAACTAGTGAAATAGCAACACACGTTGTGTGCTGAGCACAGCCTCTCATTTGATAGAATTCCAGCTCTAaattttttcttcttctcgaaaTCCATGAGTGATATAGCAAATTCAAGGCTTTATGTGATGCAGACCCTCTTTTGTTGAGAAGGAAAATGCATTCCCAACTTGGCGCATTCTCT
The nucleotide sequence above comes from Penicillium digitatum chromosome 1, complete sequence. Encoded proteins:
- a CDS encoding 60S ribosomal protein eL34, translating into MTNNRLQYRRRNPYNTRSNKVRIIKTPGGELRYLHLKKKGTAPKCGDCGSKLPGIPALRPREYSQISRPKKNVSRAYGGSRCAGCVKDRIVRAFLIEEQKIVKKVLKESQQKAAKR
- a CDS encoding Mov34/MPN/PAD-1; translation: MASLPPPPPPPPGWGAAPPSLPMAPPPPGYQPPADPNVAKFAQKKNEWLRSQRNRFGEKRKAGFVETQKADMPPEHLRKIVRDIGDVSQKKFTNEKRSYLGALKFMPHAVLKLLENMPMPWESAREVKVLYHVNGCLTLVNETPRVIEPVFHAQWATMWMCMRREKSDRRHFKRMRFPPFDDEEPPLSWSENIEDVEPLEPIQMELDDAEDAAVYEWFYDHRPLLDTPHVNGPSYKNWNLSLPQMATLHRLSHQILSDVVDQNYYHMFDLNSFFTAKALNVAIPGGPRFEPLYKDIDPNDEDFSEFNAIDRIIFRAPIRTEYRVTFPFLYNTLPRSVKVAWYSHPQVVYVRTEDPNLPAFYFDPVINPISSRSVAPKNITISHEDEIFGPGNNEDDEFELPGEVQPFFEDEELYTSDTASAIALWWAPHPFDKRSGKMVRAQDVPLVKQWYLEHCPQGQPVKVRVSYQKMLKTYVLNELHKGTPKAQSKQNLLKTLKTTKFFQQTTIDWVEAGLQVCRQGFNMLNLLIHRKNLTYLHLDYNFNLKPVKTLTTKERKKSRFGNAFHLMREILRLTKLIVDAQVQYRLGNIDAFQLADGILYAFNHVGQLTGMYRYKYKLMHQIRSCKDLKHLIYYRFNSGPVGKGPGCGFWAPAWRVWLFFMRGIIPLLERWLGNLLSRQFEGRHSKGVAKTVTKQRVESHFDLELRASVMADLMDMMPEGIKQNKVNVVLQHLSEAWRCWKSNIPWKVPGLPAPIENIILRYVKSKADWWISVAHYNRERIRRGATVDKTVAKKNLGRLTRLWLKSEQERQHNYLKDGPYVSSEEAVAIYTTMVHWLESRKFSPIPFPSVSYKHDTKILILALERLRESYSVKGRLNQTQREELALIEQAYDSPGTTLARIKRFLLTQRAFKEVKIDMNDNYNNINPVYDIEPIEKITDAYLDQYLWYQAEQRHLFPAWIKPSDSEVPPLLTYKWTQGINNLSNVWETAEGETNVMIETELSKVYEKIDITLLNRLLRLIMDHNLADYITSKNNVQLSYKDMNHTNSYGLIRGLQFSGFVFQYYGLMIDLLLLGLQRASEMAGPPGSPNDFLQFRDRATETRHPIRLYTRYVDKIWVFFRFQADDSRDLIQRFLTENPDPNFENVIGYKNKKCWPRDCRMRLMRHDVNLGRAVFWDMKNRLPRSITTIDWDDTFASVYSKDNPNLLFSMNGFEVRILPKMRNMNEEFSVKDSVWSLVDNSTKERTAHAFLQVTEEDVQKFNNRIRQILMSSGSTTFTKIANKWNTALIALFTYYREAAVSTVNLLDTIVKCETKIQTRVKIGLNSKMPSRFPPAVFYTPKELGGLGMISGSHILIPTSDKRWSKQTDTGITHFRAGMSHDEETLIPNIFRYIIPWEAEFIDSQRVWMEYSQKRMEAQQQNRRLTLEDLEDSWDRGLPRINTLFQKDRSTLSFDKGFRLRAEFKQYQLMKSNPFWWTSQRHDGKLWNLNAYRTDVIQALGGVETILEHTLFKATAFPSWEGLFWEKACLAKGTRLLRFDGTEINVEDVREGDQLLGPDGEPRRAFNIVNGIDHLYRVKINGEKEDLVVTPNHILVLYREGPSDGPQTAERQTVEITAAEFAALSTEERSLYSAFTSPVVDKGAERSTAQIHSFKIENISLESEKTEWAGFRVDKDQLYLRHDYLVLHNSGFEESMKFKKLTNAQRSGLNQIPNRRFTLWWSPTINRANVYVGFQVQLDLTGIFLHGKIPTLKISLIQIFRAHLWQKIHESVVMDLCQVLDQELEQLGIEAVQKETIHPRKSYKMNSSCADILLFATNKWNVTRPSLVFDTKDVYEPTTTNKFWIDVQLRYGDYDSHDIERYVRAKYLDYTTDSMSIYPSATGLMIGVDLAYNLFSAYGQYFPGLKTLVQQAMAKIMKANPALYVLRERIRKGLQLYASESSQEFLNSQNYSELFSPQIQLFIDDTNVYRVTIHKTFEGNLTTKPINGAIFIFNPRTGQLFLKIIHTSVWAGQKRLGQLAKWKTAEEVAALIRSLPVEEQPKQLIVTRKGLLDPLEVHLLDFPNISIRASELQLPFQAAMKVEKLADMILRATEPQMVLFNLYDEWLKSISPYTAFSRLILILRALHVNIDKAKIILRPDKTVITQEHHIWPSLSDEDWIKVEVQLRDLILNDYGKKNNVNVQSLTSSEVRDIILGMEISAPSLQRQQAAEIEKQQEEQKQLTAVTTKTQNARGEDIIVTTTSQYEQQSFASKTEWRTRAIATSNLRTRSNNIYVSSDDIRDDGYTYIMPKNVLKRFITIADLRVQVTGYIYGSSPPDNDQVKEVRTIVMIPQVGNTRDVQLPHQLPQHDYLQNLEPLGIIHTVSGNEPPYMSAADVTHHARLMNAHSSWDKKTVTMTVSFTPGSVSLAAWGLTPAGYKWGAENKDTTSDQPQGFSTNMGEKCQLLLSDKIRGYFLVPEDNVWNYSFMGSSFGSVEKRPIYVKIDTPLKFYDDQHRPLHFQNFAELEDIWVDRSDNFA